The proteins below come from a single Triticum aestivum cultivar Chinese Spring chromosome 5D, IWGSC CS RefSeq v2.1, whole genome shotgun sequence genomic window:
- the LOC123124438 gene encoding osmotin-like protein yields the protein MARDLAFVLLVLAALAAFSSATKLTVHNLCPHPVWPLVTPNAGLPSISDNTARLDTNAILSLTFPSTFWAGRVAARTGCDDGTSPPRGCFTGDAPPSTVAQITVHDSGNLDLAAYSVSLVDGFNVPMVLSPQAIGGGQCPALGCAVDLNCDCSPDNRAAEGTACRGSAGYFKNRCPLTRTTPTDVEPVPQSCRAPGELKIILCQSSMLQCGAAAAEGADMVIRTVVADN from the coding sequence ATGGCCAGGGatctcgccttcgtcctcctcgtccttgccgcgctAGCCGCCTTCTCGTCGGCGACCAAGCTGACCGTCCACAACCTCTGCCCGCACCCGGTCTGGCCGCTCGTCACCCCCAATGCCGGCCTTCCCTCCATCTCCGACAACACCGCGCGCCTCGACACCAACGCGATTCTCTCCCTCACCTTCCCGTCCACCTTCTGGGCCGGCCGCGTCGCGGCTCGCACCGGCTGCGACGACGGCACGTCGCCGCCGCGCGGTTGCTTTACGGGCGACGCGCCGCCGTCCACCGTCGCCCAGATCACGGTCCACGACAGCGGGAACCTGGACCTCGCCGCGTACAGCGTCAGCCTTGTAGACGGGTTCAACGTGCCGATGGTGTTGAGCCCGCAGGCCATCGGCGGCGGGCAGTGCCCGGCGCTCGGCTGCGCTGTGGACCTCAACTGCGACTGCTCTCCGGACAACCGCGCCGCCGAAGGCACCGCGTGCCGCGGGTCCGCGGGGTACTTCAAGAACCGTTGCCCGCTCACCAGGACGACGCCGACCGACGTGGAGCCCGTGCCGCAGAGCTGCCGCGCGCCCGGGGAGCTCAAGATCATCCTCTGCCAGTCGTCCATGCTCCAGTGCggcgccgcggcggcggagggcgccgACATGGTCATCCGCACGGTCGTCGCCGACAACTAG